The DNA segment ggttattgaaggccattccagcagtggaataggattatcttgaaactccaaaaaaaaaaaaaaaaaaaaaaaaaaggtggtgttattagccatcaaacctcaaagatacacttttcccaaaaggtttccacaattttggccactactgttctAGATTACAAGCATCTTGCCACCCATTAAGTTCAAACAATTAGCCCagggaatgtgatttatgacagggTCAGACATGTAGCCAAGAAAGGAGAAACTGCTAAGAAAGAAACGTTGCACGCTTCCCAAGTGACAATATTTTAATGAGGCAATGTtgtttgaagcaaaaaaaaaaattccacaggAACTGAACTGGGTTATCTAGAAATCAAATGATAGACAGACGGGATTTGGGAATCAAAGCGTCTGACCCTTCCACCCTCCCCCGAAAGAGAGAAGATACATGTTACATTAAAGCATCAGAAGGCCAGTCTGGTGATTTTTGGAGCGGCTCATTCAACTGAGCTTTCGCACAAAAGCATTGCTATTCTGAGGACAATTCTTGTGACACACACAGCTAATAATGGACATCACCGGATGTTGGATGGTGTTGCCTTGAGGGCAACGGAATtccacctggattgtttttgtcgTGTGTGGCGTGCAGCACCGTCCATCGTTGCAGATGCCACAGTAACGGGGTTTATACACCTGGATGCTCGTGCAGTTCTGGTACTCCAGATGGACAGCTGTGGGAGACTTTATAGTTCGgaggcattttttccccttctagaAGGAACAGAACATTAATTAGGTGGACATTACATTCAATTTGATGCAACATAGCCGTGATACATTAAGATGGAATGGGTATCATTTCtctaccatcactctgctaaacaaataattccctcaacactgtcaaactatttactaagtctgcactaccattaatcttctcatcgttcccatcacccatctcctcccacttatgactgtatgactgtaactttgttgctggtatccttatgatttatattgatattgtttcctggttgctaatttgtagcctatgactatcattaagtgttgtaagtgttgtgccttgatgaaggtatcttgtcttttaggtacactgagagcatatgcaccaagacaaattccttgtgtgtccaatcacacttggccaacaaaatattctattctattctattctattctattctattctattctattctattctattctattctattctattctattctattcttaatcttctcatcattcccatctccttccacttatggctgtatgactaactttgttgcctgtatccttacgatttatattgatattgtttcctgattgcttatttgtaccctgtgactatcattaagtcttgtaccttaggattcttgatgaacgtatcttctcttttatgtacactgagagcgtatgcaccaaagacaaattccttgtgtgtccaatcacacttggccaataaaaaattctattctattctattctattctattctattctattctattctattctattctattctattctattctattctattctattctattctattctattctattctatttatattgatttatattgatattgtttcctgattgcttatttgtaccctgtgactatcattaagtcttgtaccttaggattcttgatgaaggtatcttctcttttatgtacactgagagcgtatgcaccaaagacaaattccttgtgtgtccaatcacacttgattgGTTGAAATAACTGAAATAAGGAACTTAATAACCCCATCTCAACCTTTACCTCTACCTCCAAACCAAAGTTCTACGTGCTCTTCTCTCCAAAATTAATACAGATCGATCAGCACCATCACTTGAACCATCACTGGTTCAAGTGATGGCACTGTAAGCCATACCTTATCAGGTGGTGGACTCTTTTCGCAGGGCCGCACTTCACATAGCCTCATCTCTTTCACCATCTCACACATGGGGTTCTTGTTGGTGACTCTGGTGGAGGCTCCCATGCCACAGCTGGTGGAACATGCGCTCCATTCCGTTGTCTGCTCAATGCAGTTAGAACTGGAGTCAGAACCTTCAGCCCCCAAGGTAGCTTCCTGCCTGAATCCTGAAGGCAAAGTTGCCACAATGAACTGCTCAGTTGCCCACACTTTCTCACATAGTAAAAGATTAAGATGTTAACTCCAAACTGGAaaggatataccgtatttttcggagtataagacacaccttagtttttggggaggaaaataagaaaaaagctgattggcagatggatcggcctcccggaatatccccaatcagctgttcccagaggtgaattttaacaacaggttccttggttgtgagctctgtgccttgcttttttttctgcatctgaaacttctgaaactccatttcagaaaaaacttttttttctgcctctgaaagcctccaaaaggagattcagaaaaaaagcctctgaagctctgtttggggctttttttctgaagctctgtttgggggcttcttttctgaagctttgtttctgatgcttttttcagcctccgtTTGAGaaactgggcagggctacatttggagtataagatgcacctgattatcagcctttttttgggggaaaaaaggtgcatcttatactccaaaaaatacagtagttggcTATCAGTGCATGGCTCAATCACGTCCTGCAGGCTACAAAATACTTTTATCACCCTGTAATCCCTTTGCTTAGGGTGGAGTTGGAGCTctaaatggagctgagcgtttacaggccggatgcccttcctgatccctatgcggagttcacagcagatattttctctttgtgccctaatagagaaacatctgtcgctGCCTAGCATTGAATTTTCAACCTTCCTAGTGGAGGCTACTAAAGATTAtaacttttgcaaaaaaaatctaaacaaatTCAGCCATAAGGGCCACACCAGGAAACATATTATACAGGTCCTGCTGCACATTAATTGCATTGTAGTTTCAATTCATTTCTGTGTCTAATTTAAGTtgcttgttgtggtccgtcagcagcctatggtgcTGGTGGTGGAATCGGATCGTGATGAGGCGGAGgcaaggccagggccatcgagaaatgaggtgtggactccagatcctccagggcctgagagtagtgagagtgaggtgtggactccagagcctccagaggccgagagtagcaaggaggaggagggactgggagagcctgtccctaatgcctgaatgagaagagctgccaagaggcaggagcatcTGAGAGGTCACCTTgtgggtagggccaagagataattggcccctcccataaggtttaaaaggagaccggcatcggtgtctcagtttgccggaaaacaacgttggagctgcgctcatcccattctctgctctggatgtttctccgagaagaccttggcagttctccattctctgctcgagacgcttatctgcaaaggactttggcaattatctaaattggaccaggttggaaataatgacagactgttttgtgtgagaatcctttgctttcttctgagtttcacgacgctgggaatgggtcaattcccagctgcttgaataaagtttattttcattaaggactgcgtttgttgctacctgcttgagtctgggtcacaacattgcTGTTGTTTCTAAAATtctaggactgtgatggtgaacctatggcacgcatgccagaggtggcacgcagagccctccctGTGGGCACACACGCCGTCAcctgctggtcttctggtttctggtgcatgcatgcacaccagccagttggtcttcatgtgcaccggagcaccggaaacccgaagaccagctggctggtgcgttggtctttgggtttccgacgCTCTGGCACGTGTGTGCACACATGTTCCGGTTTggacactcggtgccaaaaaggtttgccatcactgttctaggataTCTGAAATGCCATCTTCTTCCAACATGGCCCAATCTATAACTACTACGTACAGGTGCTCCTTGGCTTAAGACCACAGTTGGGAATAgaacttccatcactaagcaatgtggtcgtTAAGTGCTCACTGCtgtgacctttttgccatggttgttaagcaaatcatgcagtTTGTTATGCAaacccagcttcccccattgagtttGTCAGAAGCTCCCATGGAAGTTTGCAAACGGCGATCATGGGGTTCCAGGATGCTACAACTGTCCTgattacatgctggttgccagtgCCCAGATTTGAGTGcatggatgctgcaaccattgtaactctggtggctcaggctggtaagacagtctgttataaacacagctgcttgcaatcactgcaggttcaagtcccaccaggcccaaggttgactcagccttccatcctttataaggtaggtaaaatgaggacccagattgttgggggcaataagttgactttgtatataatatacaaatggatgaagactattgctaacatagtgtaaaccgccctgagtcttcggagaagggcgggatataaatgcaaataaaaaaaaaactgtgaagacccatcataagtcactttttcagtggtgtcgtaacttcaaacagtcgctaaacaaatggttatcagtGGAGGACTACCTAATAAGTCACCATCAAAAGACTTTAGGTGGATGAAgatgataaaataaaaatttactgCAGAGAATAACCTAAGTAGGGAAATAGAAACATTGCATTTAGTTTCCAGATGTTATGTTATTCCTCCTCTGAATGTTTATTGATGTAAGGGTTGACAACTAATTTCTCTTTCTCAAGGTATTTATTGTCTTCTTTTCTGTATACCACATTGATTTAATATTTGTTTAGTATGCTGCCTTGGGTAGCTTACGATCAAGAGGAAGTCTATAAATATTTCCATATGAGTaaactgtaatttaaaaaaaaagattttcaaaaaACTACCTATTTTGTAATATAGCAAGGATCACCTTGAGGTCCCAAATCTATACTCAAGACAGATTTATATTCAATCTAATATAGACATTGAGGTTTGAAGGGCTGCATTTCTCTAATAGGCTAAACTTAATTTTATAtaaagatagttcttgacttatgaccacaacggatttttgtgaatcattgcaattgttaagttagtaacacagttgttaagtgtatctcgcttccccattgactttgctcgtcagaaggtcacaaaaggggatagcatgaccttgggacacagcaaccgtcataactatgagtcaattGCTAAATATCTGAACCTTGACCATGGAGGATGCtgccacagtcataagtgtgaaaaatggtcataagtcactttttttagtgccgtggtAACTTCTAATGGttactaaattaactgttgtaagccaaggactacctgtatatggtaaCATTAGCTACTTACAAAATTTCATAGCAATTTATAATTAATACCcgaaattaaaggaaaaaaaatcaaaaataataaCAGCACACATGAAAACATCACGTCAAATATATATACAGGACCAAATAAACAataatctaacaaaataaaagcagcaaTTAAAATTCATAGCAGTATTGTTATTCTACGTTTCGGGAGAATAAACATGACTTCGTCTTAAGAAAGGCCTTATGTGGTAGAATCCAACAGCTAGACTGCTCCTCGTCACTGTTTTCTTAGctaggaaaataaatattttcagattttaGGGCTATGACTGGACCTTCAAAAATCTAAGCGCTGTTCTCAGAGCCCCTTCAATATCAACCACTAAAGTGCAATTTTTCATGACAGAGAAAGGAGAAATTTGGGGGGAGCAACCACACTGAATGTAACTCAATTCTCAATTACATTTCAATCCAATGAtcaacacccctcccctccttatTGTTCAACTGTGGCCCAGGGCTCGTCTCTCCAGGAGCTACAGATTCACTATGTTGGTTTTCAAGTTTCTCCACACAATCTTAAGAATTAAAAGCTTCGAGGCATCAATTTTCATGTTCCATAAATATCTTCTGTTGGTTCATTGTAGTTGTCAAAAGATACCCAGGATCCTTAAGATCAGCTTTACTCAGTGGGGTTCTCTAGAATTCTAAACTTCTACAAGAGGTTGCGAGAGAGAACTTCTACAATCATAATCCGTGAGAGATTATGATTGgggataaaaaaaacaacctttgtaAACTTTGCCTGCTGAAATGGTGGGAATTTTTATGCATGATGACTCAAGTTGCCAGCCTGCTGTTTTGCTGTTGCTGTAAACATTGTAAAAcatgggtagtcaacctttttatacctaccgcccacttttgtatctctgttagtagtaacattttctaaccacccaccggttccacagtaatgcaccgtgtattgtcgtccgtgcatgcctcttgtgcatcgtggattgggttgggggggcactggttaccagctctgcttgtctgggtggtgtggggggagatgcgcaagctattctgggatgaggctcttttgtttgcggtcgcactatagcgccatttagtttcacttacgtaacgtgaactaaacttatgtgcgggcgatacaaatagtatattttcagaaatttaaattgtcatggggaattttatgaaaacctaatgaaaatgtttttaaataatgctatgaaatttttttaaaaagtcaattaaattaaaaaaaaggaaagtgcttcagtatgggacaaaacccctaccgcccaccatgaaagctggaacgcccactagtgggcggtagggaccaggttgactaccactgttgtaAAACATGGATTGTGCCGGCTTAAAGAGAATCATATGGTGGAGCTTGTAtgcaatttcccccccaaaaaattttttATGCAGGGGTTCATTGGTGGTCACAGTAATTGAAAACACCATATAGGATATTCACGGTATGAAATTAATGAAATCTCCctccctgttctgtttcccttcccccaatactcccagcaaagagtccgtcagaggccttccttttttttccccttttatttacatagatacatgtcctggccacgtctacccacgggcctgccaagtttctggagataacgaggaaattatagataaggccagaattactcacgaatatattctttcctccattgaaatagttagctcgccaattcattagctcgcgccaactcattactttgtccaagacaaaaaccaggaagtcccgccccctatttatagtctctgcagatgccactgcatgacaattatgacttggctttgtcccaactcttccgctgctgcgcacggcgattacgtctacgtgaccttgcatcgctccaaaactgtccttggggcgttgccaaaccagaaggaggctccatggaatcaggctgtgccggcccctccccatccctttgagtgggtgccagggagggaaagggctcaagagaagcagggctggccaggtcttctccctcactttctgaatcatccgagtccaggagtccgggtccaggaacctgggtcacaacactatccctcaccgcagggcccttcccccggggctgacgatcgggatgcggtcgagctgggttctgctcatggaaggcctgcaccaggtcaggggcatgaccgtcggaggcatctacccaggagaaatcagtcccgtatcccttccacgcgatcaaatattggaaacgacccttcagccagcgggagtctcgtacgctgtggacttcgtattcctccgatccgtcctcggcgacagtgacgggtgctgttgggcaccgaaggggactcggtgtggcctcaggaaccagaagggaccggtgaaaaacggggtggatccgcatggatcgtggcagggtcagtcggtaggctaccgggttgatgactgcctcgacaggaacgggccgatgaatcggtggtccaacttctttaccgggcggtcggacgggaggtgtt comes from the Ahaetulla prasina isolate Xishuangbanna chromosome 3, ASM2864084v1, whole genome shotgun sequence genome and includes:
- the CCN3 gene encoding CCN family member 3 isoform X2, encoding MGKAQGDAGRERLPMLRHGCLSGSQATSILLLLLLLSPGILAEDRSPERRCRLPCECPAEPPSCAPGVPPVLDGCSCCLTCARQRGENCSEATPCDESAGLYCDRGAGREAGLGVCMGFRQEATLGAEGSDSSSNCIEQTTEWSACSTSCGMGASTRVTNKNPMCEMVKEMRLCEVRPCEKSPPPDKKGKKCLRTIKSPTAVHLEYQNCTSIQVYKPRYCGICNDGRCCTPHTTKTIQVEFRCPQGNTIQHPVMSIISCVCHKNCPQNSNAFVRKLS